Proteins from one Impatiens glandulifera chromosome 2, dImpGla2.1, whole genome shotgun sequence genomic window:
- the LOC124924624 gene encoding uncharacterized protein LOC124924624 yields MLETANFQSDSDDEVPVHRKRTSNQTANLIDIQLDDLTISQQAADSPDVAESAYLSSDRLGTNFKWNKNHPPEQIIVSQIEDDNFINQAKYTRYLLKKFGMEIRSAASTPMNSSRKQDKDEDGQSIDITAYRGIIISLLYLTTSRLDILFDVGIC; encoded by the exons ATGTTGGAAACTGCTAATTTtcaatctgatagtgatgatgaagttccGGTCCACAGAAAAAGAACATCTAATCAGACGGCTAATCTGATTGATATTCAACTAGACGACCTGACTATAAGTCAGCAGGCTGCCGACAGTCCGGATGTCGCGGAGTCAGCTTACCTGTCGTCTGATCGTTTGGGAACAAATTtcaaatggaacaaaaatcatccacctGAACAAATAATAG TTAGTCAAATTGAAGACGACAACTTCATCAATCAAGCGAAGTACACCAGGTATctgctgaagaagtttggcatgGAGATCCGCTCAGCTGCCTCAACACCCATGAACTCATCTAGAAAGCAGGATAAGGATGAGGATGGCCAGTCTATCGACATCACTGCCTATAGAGGAATCATTATATCTTTGCTATATCTAACAACCAGCCGGCTAGACATCTTGTTTGATGTCGGCATCTGTTGA